Proteins encoded in a region of the Rutidosis leptorrhynchoides isolate AG116_Rl617_1_P2 chromosome 9, CSIRO_AGI_Rlap_v1, whole genome shotgun sequence genome:
- the LOC139866890 gene encoding uncharacterized protein — MAFSGILPNASLLLPSSSSSSTTSIRLKRTLAETTNRFSLLSSSPELLVYPFIRRRKNVTGASKLIVRAARTESKGVSLGSRAPNFELKEPLTGNVWKLEDFESYPALLVMFICNHCPFVKHLKKDIVKLTNLYMEKGLGVVAISSNSIITHPQDGPVFMAEDAKLFNYPFPYLFDHSQDVARDYGAVCTPEFFLFKKDGRRPFELVYHGQFDDSRPSNNVRVTGRDLSLAIDCVLSGQPLPPNQKPSVGCSIKWHPEGSI, encoded by the exons ATGGCGTTTTCCGGCATCTTACCAAATGCTTCACTACTACTGCCTTCTTCTTCGTCATCATCAACGACATCCATCCGGTTAAAGCGCACGTTAGCAGAAACCACAAATCGCTTCTCACTTCTATCATCTTCGCCAGAGCTACTGGTGTATCCTTTTATCCGACGACGGAAAAATGTGACCGGAGCAAGTAAATTAATCGTTCGTGCCGCTAGAACCGAGTCTAAAGGCGTTTCTCTTGGTTCTAGGGCTCCTAATTTTGAG ctgaAAGAGCCGCTTACAGGAAATGTGTGGAAATTAGAGGATTTTGAATCTTATCCTGCATTACTG GTTATGTTTATTTGCAATCATTGTCCGTTTGTTAAACACTTGAAAAAAGACATTGTAAAACTTACAAACTTATATATGGAG AAAGGGCTTGGAGTAGTTgcgatatcatcaaattccataaTTACTCACCCGCAG GATGGACCAGTATTCATGGCAGAAGATGCGAAACTGTTTAATTATCCGTTCCCATACCTTTTTGATCAT TCACAAGATGTTGCGAGAGATTATGGAGCTGTTTGCACACCCGAATTTTTCCTATTTAAAAAG GATGGGCGTCGACCCTTTGAACTAGTATATCATGGTCAGTTTGATGATTCACGGCCAAGTAATAATGTTCGTGTCACAGGGAG GGACTTGAGCCTGGCAATAGACTGTGTTCTTAGTGGTCAACCACTACCACCTAATCAGAAACCCAG TGTTGGATGCAGCATAAAGTGGCATCCGGAAGGAAGTATATGA